In Planctomycetaceae bacterium, the following are encoded in one genomic region:
- a CDS encoding DUF1559 domain-containing protein → MDFGKRRRRGFTMIELLTVVCIVGILVALLLPAVQQAREAARRLHCRNNLRQIGIALHSYQASFGAFPPGELGAIDHQGQGCEPHELPVEDNPTACTDYQSWTALCLAHLDQQPLSSRYDFDEAWSSLKNRPVVSVPLPVFQCPSVTGTERYDRHHVVGAAATDYGSISRVEKKVYTDVFGIAAPGQAARRGALGEYEANRPADISDGLSTTMMVAECAARPDAWVLGKQMSASQFMHYTDDDIVQDGGRLIAESGIGWADPDAGFHVSGVRSDGVTVYGPVFINGINVGETYSFHSGGAQVLFSDGSVTFLSEHIDSWVYISLCTRAGGEVVGDF, encoded by the coding sequence ATGGACTTCGGGAAACGCCGCCGGCGCGGCTTCACCATGATTGAGTTACTGACCGTCGTGTGCATCGTGGGGATCCTTGTGGCGCTGCTGTTGCCGGCGGTCCAGCAGGCTCGCGAAGCCGCCAGGCGCCTGCATTGCCGCAACAATCTGCGGCAGATCGGAATCGCCCTGCACAGCTACCAGGCCTCGTTCGGTGCTTTTCCTCCGGGCGAACTGGGAGCCATTGACCACCAGGGACAGGGCTGCGAACCGCATGAACTTCCGGTCGAGGACAATCCGACCGCCTGCACAGACTACCAGTCGTGGACTGCACTTTGTCTGGCTCACCTGGACCAGCAGCCGCTGTCGAGCCGCTATGACTTCGACGAAGCCTGGAGCAGCCTGAAGAACCGGCCGGTTGTCAGCGTGCCGCTTCCGGTGTTTCAGTGCCCGTCAGTCACCGGGACGGAGCGATATGACCGGCACCATGTCGTCGGCGCCGCGGCGACCGACTACGGCTCCATCAGCCGTGTGGAAAAGAAAGTCTACACCGACGTGTTCGGCATCGCGGCTCCCGGTCAGGCGGCCCGGCGCGGTGCATTGGGAGAATACGAAGCCAATCGACCCGCTGATATTTCCGACGGGCTGTCGACCACGATGATGGTCGCCGAATGCGCAGCACGGCCGGATGCCTGGGTGCTGGGAAAACAGATGTCTGCGTCTCAGTTCATGCACTACACCGATGACGACATTGTGCAGGACGGCGGCCGACTGATTGCCGAAAGCGGAATCGGCTGGGCGGATCCGGACGCGGGATTCCATGTCAGCGGCGTGCGTTCCGACGGAGTCACGGTCTACGGCCCGGTGTTTATCAACGGCATCAACGTCGGCGAAACTTACAGCTTTCATTCCGGCGGCGCTCAGGTGCTGTTCTCGGACGGATCTGTGACGTTCCTTTCGGAGCACATCGATTCGTGGGTCTACATCAGCCTGTGTACGCGAGCC